The nucleotide sequence CCGATTTGGGGTTACGGGGCGGTCAAATCAATTCCCGCGGCGGCAGCAGCATGAACCGCCTGTTGGATGCCGGAAATGGCGAACTGGATCGGCTGACCGAAGCGACGCGGGAATTCCAGATTCGTCACATCAACGGGGTCATCGAATCGGTGGGAGGCAACATGACCGCCGCGGCGGAAAAGCTGGGGCTGCACCGATCCAACCTGTACCGAAAGATGCGCCAGCTCGGCATGTCGACCTCGGGCGGCTAAACTCGCGGGGCCTTCATCACACGCCCCACACGATTTAACGGCATCGATCTGTGTCTTCACCGGCTGACGATTCCGCGTCTGAACCCATCGCCCCCAAGTTTCCATCACCCCAGCCGAAGCCGCAACGGCTGGGACCGCTGGACTGCATCGTGGTTGATGGTGGCCCGAAACCTTCGATCCCGGTCGTTTTGTGTCATGGGTATGGCGCGCCCGGGCACGATTTGGCTTCGCTTTCTGTGGAATGGTTGAATTTGTTGGGGGATCGCGGCGGCCATTTTCGGTTCGTCTTTCCCGCCGCTCCGTTGACGCTGGCCGAAATGGGGATGCCCGACGGACGTGCGTGGTGGCCACTGAACATGGCCCGTCTGCAACAGCTGGCCGGGGCGACCAGTCTGGACGGACTGTACGACGAAATCCCGCCGGGAATCGATCAAGCACGCGACGCACTGGCCCAAACGCTGGCGGAGGTTTTCAAATCGATCCAAAGCGACGCGGGCCGGCCTTGGGCGCTGGGCGGGTTTTCCCAGGGAGCCATGCTGACCATGGACACGGCCCTGCGATCGGACGTCGGTCCACCGCCACTGTTGCTACAGTTCAGTGGGGCATTGATTTGTCGTCCACAGTGGACCCAGCACCTGGACCGCCTGAACGCAAGTCGCGTATTGCAGTCGCACGGTCGCATGGATCCAATTCTGCCGTTCCAAGGTGCCCAGGCGTTGCATGAAATGTTGGCCGGTGCCGATGTCACGGCGACACTGCATTCCTTTGATGGGCCCCACACGATCGACATCGATGCGGTGGCTCAGTCGGCCGTCGCCTTGGCGGACTTGGTCGGCCGCTAAGCATTGGATCAGACGCCAGCATTGGCGTGGTCGCTGGGAACACCGCCATCGCTCGGGCTCGTAACACTCGGGCCGTATGATTCGGGTCCTTATAACTCGGGCTCATGTCACCCGGGCCGATCCGTGACGGGCTAGCTTCTATTTCCAGCCGAATGGCTGATCGATGAATTTTCGGGCCGAAGAAATGAACACGATGAATCGTCAAAGACCGGTGACATCGGGCCGTCCGATCGACGGCGATCTGGATCTCCAAGCCCACCGCGACTTGGTCGAAGGTTTTTCTGGTCAGTGCGTGATGGAATTGATGTCCGGACAATTGCACGAGATGTGTGAATTGGCCAGCGTTTTGTCGACCGATCGCTTGGACACCGTCGATCCGCCTTATCGATGGACGCTCCGCCAGATGTTTGCTCACTTGGTCGATGCCGAACGCATCTTCGGCGATCGGATGCTGCGGGTCGCGGCGGGTGATCGCACGGATTTGCCGTCCTGGGACCAGGATGCTTACGCCGACGCTCGATTCGGCCTGGGCAATTTCGGGCAACTGGTTACCGAACTCGGCCACCTTCGGCAAGCAAATTTGCTGCTGCTGCGACGGTTAACGCCCAAGGCATGGGACCAGCGGGGCAATGTCGGGGGCAGCCCGATCACGGTGCGAGGTCTGGCCTGGGTTTGCGCCGCCCACATGGACCACCATTTCAAGATTGTCCGGCAACGCGGTGACGTCGCTTCGCCCGACGACGAAGCCAAGACGGGTGGTTTTTGAGTGTTGGTAGTGGCGGAAATCACTGCTGGGCTATTTGGCAAGTCGTTTTTGTGTCGCTGATTCTGTTTTCATCAAAAAATCTTGAGTCCACGCCCTGATTTCGTTGTTTGCGGTTCCGGTAGCCGTTAGGTTCGATGATTAGCGGTTTGATCAAGCCGCCCGATCGGTGGTCGGTACCGCTGTCCATCGATGGGTCATTAGCGGTCCCGGAATCGTGCCGGCCGCAACGTAATTATTCAGCGGAGTTTAGATTCATGCGGAAGTTTTTCTGTCTGTGTGCGGCAGCTTGTCTGACCGCGTTTGCCGTCGGTTGCAGCGAACCGGAGGCACAAGTGATGCCTGAACCCACGGCCGAGGAGGAGGCCAGGATCAATCAGGAAGAGATGGAAAACGAAGCACTGATGGAAGATCCCAGCGAACGCTAAGTCACCACAACGGTCCCCAAACGGGGACCGTTTTTTTGTGGACTGATCGACGCCACGTCGCGACGAGCGTCCAAGTGGATCGGCGAACCTGCCCGCGTTTTTCCAAGGTGTTCATCAGCGTCATGCATCTTGGTTTGCTTTTCCAATTGGGTCGGCGGTGTGTAGCGAGTTTTTTGTTTTCGGCCGATTCGGCCTCCTTTTTTCCTTATCCAAAAGGTTTTCTTATGCGTTCCAAAAACGCGTCAGCCGGCGGATTCACGCTGGTCGAACTTTTGGTGGTCATCGCCATCATTGGTGTTTTGGTCGGGCTGTTGTTGCCTGCGGTGCAGTCCGCACGCGAGGCGGCTCGTCGAATGAGTTGTAGCAATAACTGCAAGCAAATCGGGCTTGCGTTGCACAACTATCATTCTGCGTTCAAAGGTTTTCCCAGCATGTCCCACGGGACATCCGGAAAGAAAAACACGACGTTTGGCAACGGGCACACCGGTGGTGCAAACTGGACCCACAACGCTTTGCGATTGTCGTGGACGGTCACGTTGTTGCCATTCATGGAACAGCAACCGCTGTGGGATCAAATCTCACAGCCGTATCAAGATGCGAATCCTGGTGGAAACCCGCCGCCGAACAACATTTGGCCCGCGATGGGGCCGCGGTCCTGGGTTGGTCACTATGAACCATGGCGGACGCAGGTCAGCACCTATCGCTGTCCCACCGACTCCGGTGCACAGCGTGGTAACGAACGTGCCCGCTTGAATTACGCCGGCTGTGTCGGCGACGCGGTTCGCGGGACCCACGGTGGTTGGGGCGATGAACGGAACCGCGGCTTTTTCCGTTGTCGTTACTGGCACAAGTTCCGTGACATGCTGGATGGTACCAGCAATGTGATCGCGATCGCCGAATTTGCAACCGACGCCGGCATCCGCGAAGTCAACGCCGGGGCCGCCATTCGTGTCTCTGGTTTGGCATCGCGGACGATTCCGCAAACCTGTCGTGATGAGGTGGTGGACCCGCAACGTCCACAGTTCTATCTGGCGACCGTGCAGCGTAGTGGCGTCGACCAGGGGACCGCCCGTGGCTTGCAGTGGAATGATGGGCTGCCGCACTTCAGCGGCTTCAACACCGTGATGGCACCCAATGGACCAAGTTGCCTTGGCAACGGAACCGGCACGTTTGGGATTTACACCGCCGGCAGCCGCCACCCCGGTGGTTGTCACGTGGTCATGGCCGATGGATCCGTCCACTTCATCAGCGACACCATTGATGCGGGGGATCAGACCAAGGGCCCCGTGTCGGCAACCGCAAGTGATCCGAATCGCTCGCTTCCCGGTGACCCCAGCCCGTACGGCGTCTGGGGGGCACTTGGAACTCGGAACATGCGTGAAACGGTCTCCATCGATGATGCTTGATTCACCAGGCGTCTAAACCCTGGGCGATGTCAGGGTAGCCGGTGTTGCAATAATGCCTCCGCTGTTTCGGATGATCCATCCATTCAGCGGAGGTTTTTTCATGCGCCCGGGCCGCACCCGATTGGTGGTGTTGGGTGGAAGGTGTTTTTGTTTCCGCGGATCGAAGGTGGAAGCTTTTTTAATGCCCGAGGGTCATAAGACGCACTATTTGGCACGGCAGCACGCCGACCTGTTGATCGGAAAAGCAATCGCGGTGTCCAGCCCGCAAGGACGATTTACCGACGACGCAAAACGTGTGGACGGCAAAACGCTGGTCGACGTGCACGCCGCGGGCAAGCATCTGTTTTACGATTTTGAAAGTGAAGAAACCGTTCACATTCGTTTGGGACGTTACGGCACCTTTCGTTTCGGCACGTTGCCACCGCCGCCGCCACGCGGGCTGGTCCGTATGAGGATGGTATTCGATGAAGGGACCATCGATCTGAACGGTCCCAGTCGATGCCGAGTGATCGGACCGGAGGAAGTCCGGACAATCATCCGTGGGCTGGGGCCCGATCCGCTGGCCGGTGGAAAACGGCAAGACGTATGGGCGACGATTCGGGAAAGTGGCAAACCGATCGCGACGCTGCTGTTGGACCAATCCATCATTGCGGGCGTTGGCAACATCTTTCGCGCCGAAGCACTGTTCGAAGCGAAGGTGCACCCGGCGGTTCCCGGCAACCAGTTGGACCCAAGGCAGTTCACGCGAATTTGGAAAGCTTTGCTGCGGATGATGAAAGTCGGCTTGAAGCACGGGCGGATCATCAGCGTGACACGATCGGAAGTGGATCGCCCGTTGTCAAAATTGAACGATCGCCAGCGTTTCCGAGTGTATGCATGCGATCACTGCGGAGTCTGCGGCAGCGCGATTGCCACGACATCGATTGCATCGCGAAAGATCTACTTTTGTCCACACTGTCAGTCACAGGGGTAAACATTGGACGCCGCAATGACGCGAGGCGTCGGGGCGATTAAATTTGACGGTGGATTGGCGGATCGCACCTGCAGTGTCGGGGCGATTCGCGTCACGTCCGCGCCCCACCATGCATCCCACCCCACGACTGAAATCAACATGACGCGTTCGACCTTCGCCGTTGCTATGACGGCCCTTGTGTGCTTTTCCGGATTCGATTCGCCGTCCCTTACGGCCCAGGACCAACCGGTTGTCCAGCGAGCGGTCGAGCCCGCTGAACCAGGACTGTTGATCGATGACGTGGATCCCGACAATCCGGCAATCGCGAAGCAAAAGGTTGAAATTCCCAAGGAAATTACCAAGTGGGAAGACGACATTGCAAAGCTGGAAAAGTTGGACGCCCAGTCGTCTGATCCGCCCGGTGCCATCTTGTTTATCGGCAGCAGCAGCGTCCGACGCTGGACCACGATTGACGAAGACATGGCACCGTACCTGCCCATTCGTCGTGGCTATGGCGGCGCTAGATACCGGGACTTGGCCCATTTCGCCACACGATTGATCCGTCCGCATGATTACCGCGCCATTGTCATGTTTGTCGCCAACGACGTGTCGGGCGGGGACAACGATGCGACGGTGGATCAAATCGAAGGTTGGGTGGATTCCATTCTGGACGTTGCACAACAGCATTCGCCGGGCAAGCCCGTGTTCATTATCGAAATCACTCCGACGCCCAAGCGATGGTCGGTGTACGCAAAGATTCGGCAAGTCAATGATCGCTTGCGCGAAATCTGTTTGACGCGACCGGACACGTATTTCATTGAAACCGCCGAACATTACTTGGATCGCCACAACCAGCCCGTGATGCGTTTCTTTGATGACGATCGCTTGCACCTGAGCGACGAGGGGTATGATCTGTGGAGCAAACTGATTAGACGAAAGCTGGACGACGTGTTCCGTGATTTGGCGTTGAACGATCAGGAGGCCGCGGACTTGTCGGCACAGCACACTGGTTCATGATTTCATTGCAATCAGTTTTCGAAACGGACAGCCCGGTCGTTCTGGTGACCGGTAGTGGTTCGCCCCGTGTCGGGCGTGGGATCGCATCGTG is from Crateriforma conspicua and encodes:
- a CDS encoding alpha/beta hydrolase, translated to MSSPADDSASEPIAPKFPSPQPKPQRLGPLDCIVVDGGPKPSIPVVLCHGYGAPGHDLASLSVEWLNLLGDRGGHFRFVFPAAPLTLAEMGMPDGRAWWPLNMARLQQLAGATSLDGLYDEIPPGIDQARDALAQTLAEVFKSIQSDAGRPWALGGFSQGAMLTMDTALRSDVGPPPLLLQFSGALICRPQWTQHLDRLNASRVLQSHGRMDPILPFQGAQALHEMLAGADVTATLHSFDGPHTIDIDAVAQSAVALADLVGR
- a CDS encoding DinB family protein → MNRQRPVTSGRPIDGDLDLQAHRDLVEGFSGQCVMELMSGQLHEMCELASVLSTDRLDTVDPPYRWTLRQMFAHLVDAERIFGDRMLRVAAGDRTDLPSWDQDAYADARFGLGNFGQLVTELGHLRQANLLLLRRLTPKAWDQRGNVGGSPITVRGLAWVCAAHMDHHFKIVRQRGDVASPDDEAKTGGF
- a CDS encoding DUF1559 domain-containing protein: MRSKNASAGGFTLVELLVVIAIIGVLVGLLLPAVQSAREAARRMSCSNNCKQIGLALHNYHSAFKGFPSMSHGTSGKKNTTFGNGHTGGANWTHNALRLSWTVTLLPFMEQQPLWDQISQPYQDANPGGNPPPNNIWPAMGPRSWVGHYEPWRTQVSTYRCPTDSGAQRGNERARLNYAGCVGDAVRGTHGGWGDERNRGFFRCRYWHKFRDMLDGTSNVIAIAEFATDAGIREVNAGAAIRVSGLASRTIPQTCRDEVVDPQRPQFYLATVQRSGVDQGTARGLQWNDGLPHFSGFNTVMAPNGPSCLGNGTGTFGIYTAGSRHPGGCHVVMADGSVHFISDTIDAGDQTKGPVSATASDPNRSLPGDPSPYGVWGALGTRNMRETVSIDDA
- a CDS encoding Fpg/Nei family DNA glycosylase codes for the protein MPEGHKTHYLARQHADLLIGKAIAVSSPQGRFTDDAKRVDGKTLVDVHAAGKHLFYDFESEETVHIRLGRYGTFRFGTLPPPPPRGLVRMRMVFDEGTIDLNGPSRCRVIGPEEVRTIIRGLGPDPLAGGKRQDVWATIRESGKPIATLLLDQSIIAGVGNIFRAEALFEAKVHPAVPGNQLDPRQFTRIWKALLRMMKVGLKHGRIISVTRSEVDRPLSKLNDRQRFRVYACDHCGVCGSAIATTSIASRKIYFCPHCQSQG
- a CDS encoding GDSL-type esterase/lipase family protein, with product MTRSTFAVAMTALVCFSGFDSPSLTAQDQPVVQRAVEPAEPGLLIDDVDPDNPAIAKQKVEIPKEITKWEDDIAKLEKLDAQSSDPPGAILFIGSSSVRRWTTIDEDMAPYLPIRRGYGGARYRDLAHFATRLIRPHDYRAIVMFVANDVSGGDNDATVDQIEGWVDSILDVAQQHSPGKPVFIIEITPTPKRWSVYAKIRQVNDRLREICLTRPDTYFIETAEHYLDRHNQPVMRFFDDDRLHLSDEGYDLWSKLIRRKLDDVFRDLALNDQEAADLSAQHTGS